One Caretta caretta isolate rCarCar2 chromosome 6, rCarCar1.hap1, whole genome shotgun sequence genomic region harbors:
- the RPS6KB2 gene encoding ribosomal protein S6 kinase beta-2 isoform X4 codes for MAGVFDIDLETEEGSDGEEPELGAEMDLELRGNGLEPVGHYEEIEISESSVNNGPERIGPHCFELLRVLGKGGYGKVFQVRKVQGTNAGKIFAMKVLKKAKIACNAKDTAHTKAERNILEAIKHPFIVDLIYAFQTGGKLYLILECLSGGELFMQLEREGIFLEDTACFYLSEITLALGHLHCNGIIYRDLKPENIMLNSQGHIKLTDFGLCKESIHEGAVTHTFCGTIEYMAPEILMRSGHNRAVDWWSLGALMYDMLTGSPPFTSENRKKTIDKILKGKLVLPPYLTPDARDLLKKFLKRNPSQRIGGGTGDAADVQQSDDDVSQFDTRFTRQTPVDSPDDASISESANQAFLPVEVLSLRGLQAQPGGGAHGARAAAAAASTRGHGPPSYQDINRHQEAEGGPGPGGKVACGRHGAPAWAGDSAWASGRLPMEVPSLSVTHGVDIAPDS; via the exons ATGGCCGGGGTGTTCGACATCGACCTGGAGACCGAGGAGGGGAGCGACGGGGAGGAGCCCGAGCTGGGGGCG GAGATGGATTTGGAGCTGCGGGGGAATGGCCTGGa GCCGGTGGGGCACTATGAGGAGATCGAGATCTCAGAGAGCAGCGTCAACAATGGCCCTGAGCGcattgggccacactgcttcGAGCTGCTGCGTGTCCTGGGCAAGGGTGGCTACGGCAAG GTGTTCCAGGTGCGGAAGGTGCAGGGGACCAACGCTGGGAAGATCTTTGCCATGAAAGTCCTGAAGAAG GCCAAGATCGCCTGCAACGCCAAGGACACAGCTCACACCAAGGCTGAGAGGAACATCCTGGAGGCCATCAAACACCCCTTCATCGTGGACCTGATCTACGCCTTCCAGACGGGTGGCAAGCTCTACCTCATCCTTGAGTGCTTGAGTG GTGGAGAGCTCTTCATGCAGCTGGAGCGTGAGGGCATTTTCCTGGAGGACACAGCATG CTTCTACCTGAGCGAGATCACGCTGGCCCTGGGCCACCTGCACTGCAACGGCATCATCTACCGGGACCTGAAGCCAGAGAACATCATGTTGAATAGCCAAG GGCACATCAAGCTGACGGACTTCGGACTGTGCAAGGAGTCGATCCATGAGGGAGCCGTCACCCACACCTTCTGTGGGACCATTGAGTACAT GGCTCCAGAGATCCTGATGCGGAGTGGACACAACCGGGCCGTGGACTGGTGGAGCCTTGGGGCCTTGATGTACGACATGCTCACTGGATCG CCGCCCTTTACGTCTGAGAACCGGAAGAAAACCATTGACAAGATCCTCAAGGGGAAGCTGGTGCTGCCGCCTTACCTGACCCCCGACGCCCGCGATCTACTCAAGAAG TTCCTCAAGAGAAACCCCAGCCAGAGGATTGGGGGCGGGACGGGCGACGCAGCCGATGTGCAG caaTCGGATGACGACGTCAGCCAGTTCGACACCCGCTTCACTCGTCAGACGCCCGTGGACAGCCCTGACGATGCCTCCATTAGTGAGAGTGCCAACCAGGCCTTCCTG CCCGTTGAAGTTCTCTCCCTTCGAGGCCTTCAAGCCCAGCCTGGCGGTGGAGCCCATGGAGCTAGGGCTGCCGCTGCTGCCGCCTCCACCAGAGGGCACGGCCCCCCTTCCTATCAAGACATCAACAGGCACCAAGaagcagaaggggggccggggccgggtggCAAGGTAGCTTGTGGCAGGCATGGTGCCCCTGCTTGGGCAGGAGACTCAGCTTGGGCCAGTGGGAGGCTCCCCATGGAGGTGCCCAGCCTGTCGGTGACCCATGGAGTGGACATAGCCCCCGACagctga
- the RPS6KB2 gene encoding ribosomal protein S6 kinase beta-2 isoform X3, producing MDLELRGNGLEPVGHYEEIEISESSVNNGPERIGPHCFELLRVLGKGGYGKVFQVRKVQGTNAGKIFAMKVLKKAKIACNAKDTAHTKAERNILEAIKHPFIVDLIYAFQTGGKLYLILECLSGGELFMQLEREGIFLEDTACFYLSEITLALGHLHCNGIIYRDLKPENIMLNSQGHIKLTDFGLCKESIHEGAVTHTFCGTIEYMAPEILMRSGHNRAVDWWSLGALMYDMLTGSPPFTSENRKKTIDKILKGKLVLPPYLTPDARDLLKKFLKRNPSQRIGGGTGDAADVQKQPFFRHVNWDELLARKLDPPFRPCLQSDDDVSQFDTRFTRQTPVDSPDDASISESANQAFLPVEVLSLRGLQAQPGGGAHGARAAAAAASTRGHGPPSYQDINRHQEAEGGPGPGGKVACGRHGAPAWAGDSAWASGRLPMEVPSLSVTHGVDIAPDS from the exons ATGGATTTGGAGCTGCGGGGGAATGGCCTGGa GCCGGTGGGGCACTATGAGGAGATCGAGATCTCAGAGAGCAGCGTCAACAATGGCCCTGAGCGcattgggccacactgcttcGAGCTGCTGCGTGTCCTGGGCAAGGGTGGCTACGGCAAG GTGTTCCAGGTGCGGAAGGTGCAGGGGACCAACGCTGGGAAGATCTTTGCCATGAAAGTCCTGAAGAAG GCCAAGATCGCCTGCAACGCCAAGGACACAGCTCACACCAAGGCTGAGAGGAACATCCTGGAGGCCATCAAACACCCCTTCATCGTGGACCTGATCTACGCCTTCCAGACGGGTGGCAAGCTCTACCTCATCCTTGAGTGCTTGAGTG GTGGAGAGCTCTTCATGCAGCTGGAGCGTGAGGGCATTTTCCTGGAGGACACAGCATG CTTCTACCTGAGCGAGATCACGCTGGCCCTGGGCCACCTGCACTGCAACGGCATCATCTACCGGGACCTGAAGCCAGAGAACATCATGTTGAATAGCCAAG GGCACATCAAGCTGACGGACTTCGGACTGTGCAAGGAGTCGATCCATGAGGGAGCCGTCACCCACACCTTCTGTGGGACCATTGAGTACAT GGCTCCAGAGATCCTGATGCGGAGTGGACACAACCGGGCCGTGGACTGGTGGAGCCTTGGGGCCTTGATGTACGACATGCTCACTGGATCG CCGCCCTTTACGTCTGAGAACCGGAAGAAAACCATTGACAAGATCCTCAAGGGGAAGCTGGTGCTGCCGCCTTACCTGACCCCCGACGCCCGCGATCTACTCAAGAAG TTCCTCAAGAGAAACCCCAGCCAGAGGATTGGGGGCGGGACGGGCGACGCAGCCGATGTGCAG AAGCAGCCATTTTTCCGCCACGTCAACTGGGATGAGCTGCTGGCGCGCAAGCTGGACCCACCCTTCAGGCCCTGCCTG caaTCGGATGACGACGTCAGCCAGTTCGACACCCGCTTCACTCGTCAGACGCCCGTGGACAGCCCTGACGATGCCTCCATTAGTGAGAGTGCCAACCAGGCCTTCCTG CCCGTTGAAGTTCTCTCCCTTCGAGGCCTTCAAGCCCAGCCTGGCGGTGGAGCCCATGGAGCTAGGGCTGCCGCTGCTGCCGCCTCCACCAGAGGGCACGGCCCCCCTTCCTATCAAGACATCAACAGGCACCAAGaagcagaaggggggccggggccgggtggCAAGGTAGCTTGTGGCAGGCATGGTGCCCCTGCTTGGGCAGGAGACTCAGCTTGGGCCAGTGGGAGGCTCCCCATGGAGGTGCCCAGCCTGTCGGTGACCCATGGAGTGGACATAGCCCCCGACagctga
- the PTPRCAP gene encoding protein tyrosine phosphatase receptor type C-associated protein, with protein sequence MHSAIHAPQGLLSAGPVLLLLPGAVLASGSNPDSNSVTVVLLVFLLLLLLLVLALAWRKLSHDSDGRYHPRHLCQPHRLLAALARHWHELRGQVPPERHWQGEDEDEETLQRDEEEGGGGQEQQSEEEGTAVPEGTPPSDAAGGALEEAGEADGASAGGLLSDLHSFSGTAAWEDSTAEGGSRQHVTAL encoded by the coding sequence cactccgCCATCCATGCCCcacaggggctgctctctgcAGGGCCGGTACtcctgctgcttccgggagccgtgctgGCCTCAGGCTCCAATCCAGACAGCAACTCCGTGACTGTGGTCCTCCTGgtcttcctgctcctgctgctgctcctggtgcTGGCCCTGGCCTGGCGCAAGTTGAGCCATGATTCAGATGGCAGATATCACCCACGCCACCTGTGCCAGCCACACCGCCTGCTGGCAGCCCTGGCCAGGCACTGGCATGAGCTGCGAGGGCAGGTGCCCCCTGAGAGGCACTGGCAAGGCGAGGACGAGGACGAGGAGACCCTTCAGCGGGATGAAGAGGAAGGTggaggagggcaggagcagcagagtgaggaggagggcacTGCTGTGCCAGAGGGGACCCCACCCAGCGACGCCGCCGGGGGAGccctggaagaggcaggggaagCAGATGGCGCCAGCGCTGGGGGCCTGCTCAGTGACCTGCACTCCTTCTCCGGGACGGCAGCCTGGGAGGACAGCACAGCGGAGGGAGGCAGCCGCCAGCATGTCACTGCCCTCtag
- the RPS6KB2 gene encoding ribosomal protein S6 kinase beta-2 isoform X2 — MAGVFDIDLETEEGSDGEEPELGAEMDLELRGNGLEPVGHYEEIEISESSVNNGPERIGPHCFELLRVLGKGGYGKVFQVRKVQGTNAGKIFAMKVLKKAKIACNAKDTAHTKAERNILEAIKHPFIVDLIYAFQTGGKLYLILECLSGGELFMQLEREGIFLEDTACFYLSEITLALGHLHCNGIIYRDLKPENIMLNSQGHIKLTDFGLCKESIHEGAVTHTFCGTIEYMAPEILMRSGHNRAVDWWSLGALMYDMLTGSPPFTSENRKKTIDKILKGKLVLPPYLTPDARDLLKKFLKRNPSQRIGGGTGDAADVQKQPFFRHVNWDELLARKLDPPFRPCLQSDDDVSQFDTRFTRQTPVDSPDDASISESANQAFLGFTYVAPSVLESIKEGFSFQPKVRSPRRLNSSPRTPVSPLKFSPFEAFKPSLAVEPMELGLPLLPPPPEGTAPLPIKTSTGTKKQKGGRGRVAR; from the exons ATGGCCGGGGTGTTCGACATCGACCTGGAGACCGAGGAGGGGAGCGACGGGGAGGAGCCCGAGCTGGGGGCG GAGATGGATTTGGAGCTGCGGGGGAATGGCCTGGa GCCGGTGGGGCACTATGAGGAGATCGAGATCTCAGAGAGCAGCGTCAACAATGGCCCTGAGCGcattgggccacactgcttcGAGCTGCTGCGTGTCCTGGGCAAGGGTGGCTACGGCAAG GTGTTCCAGGTGCGGAAGGTGCAGGGGACCAACGCTGGGAAGATCTTTGCCATGAAAGTCCTGAAGAAG GCCAAGATCGCCTGCAACGCCAAGGACACAGCTCACACCAAGGCTGAGAGGAACATCCTGGAGGCCATCAAACACCCCTTCATCGTGGACCTGATCTACGCCTTCCAGACGGGTGGCAAGCTCTACCTCATCCTTGAGTGCTTGAGTG GTGGAGAGCTCTTCATGCAGCTGGAGCGTGAGGGCATTTTCCTGGAGGACACAGCATG CTTCTACCTGAGCGAGATCACGCTGGCCCTGGGCCACCTGCACTGCAACGGCATCATCTACCGGGACCTGAAGCCAGAGAACATCATGTTGAATAGCCAAG GGCACATCAAGCTGACGGACTTCGGACTGTGCAAGGAGTCGATCCATGAGGGAGCCGTCACCCACACCTTCTGTGGGACCATTGAGTACAT GGCTCCAGAGATCCTGATGCGGAGTGGACACAACCGGGCCGTGGACTGGTGGAGCCTTGGGGCCTTGATGTACGACATGCTCACTGGATCG CCGCCCTTTACGTCTGAGAACCGGAAGAAAACCATTGACAAGATCCTCAAGGGGAAGCTGGTGCTGCCGCCTTACCTGACCCCCGACGCCCGCGATCTACTCAAGAAG TTCCTCAAGAGAAACCCCAGCCAGAGGATTGGGGGCGGGACGGGCGACGCAGCCGATGTGCAG AAGCAGCCATTTTTCCGCCACGTCAACTGGGATGAGCTGCTGGCGCGCAAGCTGGACCCACCCTTCAGGCCCTGCCTG caaTCGGATGACGACGTCAGCCAGTTCGACACCCGCTTCACTCGTCAGACGCCCGTGGACAGCCCTGACGATGCCTCCATTAGTGAGAGTGCCAACCAGGCCTTCCTG GGCTTCACGTATGTGGCCCCGTCGGTGCTGGAGAGCATTAAGGAGGGCTTCTCCTTCCAGCCAAAGGTGCGCTCCCCTCGCCGCCTCAACAGCAGCCCCAGAACGCCTGTCAG CCCGTTGAAGTTCTCTCCCTTCGAGGCCTTCAAGCCCAGCCTGGCGGTGGAGCCCATGGAGCTAGGGCTGCCGCTGCTGCCGCCTCCACCAGAGGGCACGGCCCCCCTTCCTATCAAGACATCAACAGGCACCAAGaagcagaaggggggccggggccgggtggCAAGGTAG
- the RPS6KB2 gene encoding ribosomal protein S6 kinase beta-2 isoform X1, with product MAGVFDIDLETEEGSDGEEPELGAEMDLELRGNGLEPVGHYEEIEISESSVNNGPERIGPHCFELLRVLGKGGYGKVFQVRKVQGTNAGKIFAMKVLKKAKIACNAKDTAHTKAERNILEAIKHPFIVDLIYAFQTGGKLYLILECLSGGELFMQLEREGIFLEDTACFYLSEITLALGHLHCNGIIYRDLKPENIMLNSQGHIKLTDFGLCKESIHEGAVTHTFCGTIEYMAPEILMRSGHNRAVDWWSLGALMYDMLTGSPPFTSENRKKTIDKILKGKLVLPPYLTPDARDLLKKFLKRNPSQRIGGGTGDAADVQKQPFFRHVNWDELLARKLDPPFRPCLQSDDDVSQFDTRFTRQTPVDSPDDASISESANQAFLPVEVLSLRGLQAQPGGGAHGARAAAAAASTRGHGPPSYQDINRHQEAEGGPGPGGKVACGRHGAPAWAGDSAWASGRLPMEVPSLSVTHGVDIAPDS from the exons ATGGCCGGGGTGTTCGACATCGACCTGGAGACCGAGGAGGGGAGCGACGGGGAGGAGCCCGAGCTGGGGGCG GAGATGGATTTGGAGCTGCGGGGGAATGGCCTGGa GCCGGTGGGGCACTATGAGGAGATCGAGATCTCAGAGAGCAGCGTCAACAATGGCCCTGAGCGcattgggccacactgcttcGAGCTGCTGCGTGTCCTGGGCAAGGGTGGCTACGGCAAG GTGTTCCAGGTGCGGAAGGTGCAGGGGACCAACGCTGGGAAGATCTTTGCCATGAAAGTCCTGAAGAAG GCCAAGATCGCCTGCAACGCCAAGGACACAGCTCACACCAAGGCTGAGAGGAACATCCTGGAGGCCATCAAACACCCCTTCATCGTGGACCTGATCTACGCCTTCCAGACGGGTGGCAAGCTCTACCTCATCCTTGAGTGCTTGAGTG GTGGAGAGCTCTTCATGCAGCTGGAGCGTGAGGGCATTTTCCTGGAGGACACAGCATG CTTCTACCTGAGCGAGATCACGCTGGCCCTGGGCCACCTGCACTGCAACGGCATCATCTACCGGGACCTGAAGCCAGAGAACATCATGTTGAATAGCCAAG GGCACATCAAGCTGACGGACTTCGGACTGTGCAAGGAGTCGATCCATGAGGGAGCCGTCACCCACACCTTCTGTGGGACCATTGAGTACAT GGCTCCAGAGATCCTGATGCGGAGTGGACACAACCGGGCCGTGGACTGGTGGAGCCTTGGGGCCTTGATGTACGACATGCTCACTGGATCG CCGCCCTTTACGTCTGAGAACCGGAAGAAAACCATTGACAAGATCCTCAAGGGGAAGCTGGTGCTGCCGCCTTACCTGACCCCCGACGCCCGCGATCTACTCAAGAAG TTCCTCAAGAGAAACCCCAGCCAGAGGATTGGGGGCGGGACGGGCGACGCAGCCGATGTGCAG AAGCAGCCATTTTTCCGCCACGTCAACTGGGATGAGCTGCTGGCGCGCAAGCTGGACCCACCCTTCAGGCCCTGCCTG caaTCGGATGACGACGTCAGCCAGTTCGACACCCGCTTCACTCGTCAGACGCCCGTGGACAGCCCTGACGATGCCTCCATTAGTGAGAGTGCCAACCAGGCCTTCCTG CCCGTTGAAGTTCTCTCCCTTCGAGGCCTTCAAGCCCAGCCTGGCGGTGGAGCCCATGGAGCTAGGGCTGCCGCTGCTGCCGCCTCCACCAGAGGGCACGGCCCCCCTTCCTATCAAGACATCAACAGGCACCAAGaagcagaaggggggccggggccgggtggCAAGGTAGCTTGTGGCAGGCATGGTGCCCCTGCTTGGGCAGGAGACTCAGCTTGGGCCAGTGGGAGGCTCCCCATGGAGGTGCCCAGCCTGTCGGTGACCCATGGAGTGGACATAGCCCCCGACagctga